One window of Phalacrocorax carbo chromosome 1, bPhaCar2.1, whole genome shotgun sequence genomic DNA carries:
- the MGST1 gene encoding microsomal glutathione S-transferase 1, with protein sequence MAKLTQLIDNEVFRAYATYATIVLLKMMLMSLITAYFRITRKAFANAEDTASFGKGENAKKYLRTDPDVERVRRGHLNDLENIVPFLGIGLLYALSGPELYTALLHFRIFAGARIAHTFAYLIPLPQPGRGLSWAVGYAVTISMAYKVLKTALYL encoded by the exons ATGGCTAAATTGACCCAGTTAATTGACAATGAAGTCTTCCGGGCTTATGCTACTTATGCAACCATTGTTCTTCTGAAAATGATGCTAATGAGCCTTATAACAGCATACTTCAGAATCACAAGAAAG GCATTTGCCAACGCAGAAGATACAGCATCATTTGGTAAAGGTGAGAATGCTAAAAAATATCTGCGGACTGATCCGGATGTCGAACGTGTACGCAG AGGCCACCTGAATGACCTTGAAAATATTGTCCCGTTTCTTGGCATTGGACTGCTGTATGCTCTCAGTGGCCCTGAGCTGTACACAGCCTTGCTGCATTTCAGGATCTTCGCCGGGGCTAGGATCGCTCACACCTTTGCATACTTGATCCCGCTTCCCCAGCCTGGCAGAGGTTTGTCTTGGGCAGTTGGGTATGCAGTGACCATCTCGATGGCGTACAAAGTGCTGAAGACGGCGTTGTACCTGTAG